One window from the genome of Acidihalobacter ferrooxydans encodes:
- a CDS encoding DUF3426 domain-containing protein — translation MYVECPHCQALYRVSQAELTAAGGWVRCGECNRVFDTGLVQNTSTTRTSRPHDDASPDDDRPDDPIDGHPTETGQGDIDEFEDPLAHSAFEAAPSLPPPRRRWALTLTLSALSVLLVGVLGVVYVYLQRDQLAKYDSLRPALTQLCNLTGCRLPPQVDLAAIALTSRNIFAHPNVPHALMVTATLVNQAPFPQPYPVLQISFSNLEGKTVALGRFKPSQYLPQGANPHALMPVGKPIDLSFTINDPGQQALAYQFSFHSNP, via the coding sequence ATGTATGTCGAATGCCCGCATTGCCAAGCGCTCTACCGCGTCAGCCAGGCCGAACTCACCGCCGCGGGCGGCTGGGTGCGTTGCGGCGAATGCAACCGGGTTTTCGATACCGGCCTCGTGCAGAACACCTCGACCACCCGAACGTCCAGGCCGCACGATGACGCATCGCCTGACGATGATCGTCCTGACGACCCCATTGACGGCCACCCGACGGAAACCGGGCAGGGTGATATCGACGAATTCGAAGATCCACTCGCACACAGCGCATTCGAAGCCGCGCCGTCCTTGCCGCCGCCCCGGCGCAGATGGGCGCTCACCCTGACCCTGAGCGCCCTGAGTGTGCTGCTCGTCGGCGTGCTTGGGGTGGTCTACGTTTACCTGCAACGCGACCAGCTCGCCAAATACGACTCGCTGCGCCCCGCGCTGACCCAACTGTGCAATCTCACCGGCTGCAGGCTGCCCCCGCAGGTCGACCTCGCCGCCATCGCCCTGACCAGCCGTAACATTTTCGCCCACCCCAATGTTCCACATGCCCTGATGGTGACCGCCACCCTCGTCAATCAGGCCCCGTTCCCGCAACCGTACCCGGTGCTGCAGATCAGTTTTTCCAATCTCGAAGGCAAAACGGTCGCGCTGGGGCGTTTCAAACCGAGTCAGTACCTGCCACAAGGCGCCAATCCACATGCGCTCATGCCGGTCGGAAAACCCATCGACCTGAGCTTCACAATCAACGACCCCGGTCAGCAGGCGCTGGCCTATCAGTTCAGCTTCCACTCCAATCCATAA
- the fis gene encoding DNA-binding transcriptional regulator Fis — MSADSSFLNIPGADAETGDAPLTHAVRRSIDAYFAALDGHEPSALYRMVLAEVERPLLEAVLAQTQGNQCRAAAYLGISRGTLRKKLKEYNLG; from the coding sequence ATGAGTGCCGACAGCAGCTTTCTGAACATTCCCGGTGCGGATGCGGAAACCGGCGACGCCCCGCTGACCCATGCAGTGCGGCGCTCCATCGACGCTTACTTCGCCGCGCTCGACGGTCACGAACCGAGCGCGCTCTACCGCATGGTGCTGGCAGAAGTCGAACGCCCGCTGCTCGAAGCCGTGCTCGCACAGACGCAGGGCAATCAATGCCGCGCGGCGGCCTACCTCGGCATCAGCCGCGGCACCCTGCGCAAGAAGCTCAAGGAATACAACCTCGGCTGA
- the accB gene encoding acetyl-CoA carboxylase biotin carboxyl carrier protein, which yields MDIRKVKKLIELLESSGIAEIEIKEGEESVRISRSSSAPAPMAYAAPPPPAVAPAAPVAPAPSAPTADTLPAGHRVTSPMVGTFYRASTPGAKPFVDIGQSVEVGDTLCIIEAMKMLNQIEADHAGVIKAILVENAQPVEYGEPLFIIE from the coding sequence ATGGATATTCGCAAGGTCAAGAAGCTGATCGAGCTGCTTGAATCCTCCGGCATCGCCGAAATCGAAATCAAGGAAGGCGAGGAGTCTGTGCGCATCAGCCGCAGCAGCTCCGCGCCCGCGCCGATGGCCTATGCAGCGCCTCCGCCGCCCGCCGTGGCGCCGGCCGCGCCGGTCGCGCCCGCACCATCGGCGCCCACAGCGGATACCCTCCCAGCCGGCCACCGCGTGACCTCACCGATGGTCGGCACCTTTTATCGCGCCTCCACGCCCGGCGCCAAACCCTTCGTCGACATCGGCCAGAGCGTCGAGGTGGGAGATACGCTCTGCATCATCGAAGCGATGAAAATGCTCAACCAGATCGAGGCCGATCACGCCGGCGTGATCAAGGCGATTCTGGTTGAGAACGCCCAGCCCGTGGAATACGGCGAACCGCTGTTCATCATCGAGTGA
- the accC gene encoding acetyl-CoA carboxylase biotin carboxylase subunit produces MLDKVLIANRGEIALRILRACRELGIKTVAVHSEPDRDLKHVRLADESVCIGPAPSADSYLNIPALISAAEVTDATGIHPGYGFLAENADFAERVESSGFTFIGPRPETIRLMGDKVSAKRAMLEAGVPCVPGSDGPIGDDPDETLRLAHDIGFPIIIKAAAGGGGRGMRVVHAEGGLLNAVAMTQAEAKAAFGDGTVYMEKFLGSPRHIEFQVMADSHGNAIHLGERDCSMQRRHQKVIEEAPAPGIPNEARERLGARLAEACRVIGYRGAGTFEFLYENDEFYFIEMNTRVQVEHPVTEMVTGLDIVRLQLLVASDEPLPLTQADVKLSGHAVECRINAEDPQTFIPSPGTITQYHAPGGPGVRVDSHIYNGYRVPPYYDSLIGKLITHGEDRATALARMRGALQEIVIDGIKTNIELHRNILSDTAFIEGGANIHYLEKKLGL; encoded by the coding sequence ATGCTGGATAAAGTGCTCATTGCAAACCGCGGCGAAATCGCGCTGCGCATCCTGCGTGCCTGCCGCGAACTTGGCATCAAGACCGTCGCTGTCCACTCCGAACCCGACCGCGATCTCAAACACGTGCGCCTGGCCGACGAATCGGTCTGCATCGGGCCGGCCCCATCCGCCGACAGTTACCTGAACATCCCGGCCTTGATCAGCGCCGCCGAAGTCACCGACGCCACCGGCATTCATCCCGGCTACGGTTTTCTGGCCGAAAACGCCGATTTTGCTGAGCGTGTCGAATCCAGCGGCTTCACGTTCATCGGGCCGCGCCCGGAAACCATCCGCCTGATGGGCGACAAGGTCTCGGCCAAGCGCGCGATGCTCGAAGCCGGCGTGCCCTGCGTGCCCGGCTCCGACGGCCCGATCGGCGATGATCCCGACGAAACCCTGCGCCTGGCGCATGACATCGGCTTCCCCATCATCATCAAGGCCGCCGCCGGCGGCGGCGGGCGCGGCATGCGTGTCGTGCATGCCGAAGGCGGCCTGCTCAACGCCGTTGCCATGACCCAGGCCGAAGCCAAGGCCGCCTTTGGCGACGGCACCGTCTACATGGAGAAATTCCTCGGTTCTCCGCGCCACATTGAATTCCAGGTCATGGCCGACAGCCACGGCAACGCCATTCATCTGGGCGAACGCGACTGCTCCATGCAACGCCGGCACCAGAAGGTCATCGAAGAGGCGCCGGCACCGGGCATCCCGAACGAGGCACGCGAACGCCTTGGCGCACGCCTCGCCGAAGCCTGCCGTGTCATTGGCTATCGCGGTGCCGGCACCTTCGAATTTCTCTATGAGAACGATGAGTTCTATTTCATCGAAATGAACACGCGCGTACAGGTCGAACACCCCGTGACCGAAATGGTCACCGGGCTCGACATCGTCAGGCTGCAACTGCTGGTTGCCAGCGACGAACCGCTGCCGCTCACGCAGGCAGACGTAAAACTGAGCGGCCACGCCGTCGAATGCCGCATCAACGCCGAAGACCCGCAAACCTTCATCCCCTCGCCCGGCACCATCACGCAATACCATGCGCCGGGCGGCCCCGGCGTGCGTGTCGATTCGCACATCTACAACGGCTATCGCGTGCCGCCGTACTACGACTCGCTGATTGGCAAACTCATCACCCACGGCGAGGATCGCGCCACCGCACTGGCACGCATGCGCGGCGCGCTGCAGGAAATCGTGATCGATGGCATCAAGACCAACATCGAACTGCATCGGAACATCCTGAGCGATACCGCCTTTATCGAAGGCGGCGCCAACATCCATTACCTGGAAAAGAAACTCGGTCTGTGA
- the prmA gene encoding 50S ribosomal protein L11 methyltransferase has translation MAWQNLILTAAREQVDALETRLLGAGALSVSVGDAGDVPVLEPAPGETPLWPENTLTALFEADVELAALASALSAEFALAAAPRTETVADQDWERAWMADFQPMRFGARLWICPSWHTPPADDAVNLILDPGLAFGTGTHPTTALCLEWLDANPPCGALALDYGCGSGILSLAALKLGARHVWAVDIDPQALTATADNAARNAIPASNLYAVEPPELPPLTADLVMANILSGPLIELAPRLCQHLKPGGKLILSGILATQADAVRDAYNACIAHWEPRAERDGWVRLAGRRAEA, from the coding sequence ATGGCCTGGCAGAACCTGATCCTCACCGCCGCGCGCGAACAGGTCGACGCCCTCGAAACACGCTTGCTCGGCGCAGGCGCATTGTCCGTCTCCGTCGGCGATGCCGGTGATGTGCCCGTGCTCGAACCGGCACCGGGCGAAACGCCACTGTGGCCGGAAAACACCCTCACCGCGCTGTTTGAAGCCGATGTCGAACTGGCCGCGCTGGCGAGCGCACTCAGCGCCGAATTCGCCCTCGCCGCCGCCCCGCGCACCGAAACCGTCGCCGATCAGGACTGGGAACGCGCGTGGATGGCCGACTTCCAGCCGATGCGCTTCGGCGCACGGCTGTGGATCTGCCCGAGTTGGCACACCCCACCCGCGGACGACGCTGTCAACCTGATTCTCGACCCGGGGCTGGCCTTCGGCACGGGCACGCACCCGACCACCGCACTCTGCCTGGAATGGCTGGACGCCAATCCGCCGTGCGGTGCGCTGGCACTCGACTATGGCTGTGGCTCGGGCATTCTCAGCCTCGCCGCGCTCAAGCTCGGCGCGCGACACGTCTGGGCCGTCGATATCGACCCGCAGGCGCTGACCGCCACCGCCGACAACGCCGCACGCAACGCCATCCCCGCCAGCAATCTGTATGCCGTCGAACCGCCCGAGCTGCCGCCGCTGACCGCCGACCTGGTGATGGCCAACATCCTGTCCGGGCCACTGATCGAACTGGCCCCGCGGCTGTGCCAACATCTCAAACCGGGCGGCAAGCTGATTCTGTCCGGCATTCTTGCGACACAGGCCGACGCAGTGCGCGACGCCTATAATGCGTGCATTGCGCACTGGGAACCGCGCGCCGAGCGCGACGGCTGGGTGCGGCTTGCCGGACGCCGCGCAGAGGCCTGA